The proteins below come from a single Eriocheir sinensis breed Jianghai 21 chromosome 11, ASM2467909v1, whole genome shotgun sequence genomic window:
- the LOC126996727 gene encoding cell cycle checkpoint protein RAD1-like, which produces MSVFSQEERERGGDYFRAKTENAKNILLILKTMNFRDQANVVISPSGIKVTVENAKCAQANAFIEADMFQEYEIEEEMVTFKLNLTSWVECLNIFGGGTSGATTPSLKMMYGGHGYPLVLELEEDGVVTDCKINTEEPEDTLDFDFFSTGVMNKIIMRSECLREVFTDLDVTSEMLEILMSPDAPYFRVSTFGIYGTSQVRRPSIIL; this is translated from the exons ATGTCTGTTTTTtcccaggaagagagagagaggggtggtgaTTACTTCAGGGCAAAAACTGAGAACGCCAAGAACATTTTACTAATTCTCAAAACCATGAATTTCCGAGAC caaGCTAATGTTGTTATTTCTCCAAGCGGGATCAAAGTGACAGTTGAAAATGCCAAGTGTGCCCAAGCTAATGCCTTTATAGAAGCAGACATGTTTCAG GAGtatgaaatagaagaggaaatggTAACGTTCAAGCTGAACCTGACATCATGGGTAGAGTGCCTCAACATATTTGGTGGAGGCACCTCAGGGGCAACCACTCCTTCCCTGAAGATGATGTATGGGGGCCATGGTTACCCTCTAGTATTGGA GTTAGAAGAAGATGGGGTAGTTACTGACTGTAAGATTAATACTGAGGAACCAGAAGACACTCTTGACTTTGATTTCTTCAGTACAG GTGTGATGAACAAGATCATCATGCGGTCAGAATGCCTAAGAGAAGTATTCACTGACCTGGATGTGACGAGTGAGATGCTGGAGATCCTTATGTCCCCTGATGCCCCTTACTTCAGAGTATCTACATTTGGAATTTATGGAACTAGTCAGGTAAGGAGACCTTCTATAATTCTGTAA